In a genomic window of Leishmania mexicana MHOM/GT/2001/U1103 complete genome, chromosome 30:
- a CDS encoding ribosomal protein l7/l12-like protein, with the protein MRQRVLACDVARLRVATAALFTSHRAIINGVASSRIPRGMTPLGVPCSEEVLEALAEAYVNMDMATMTTFHKKAMAEMLRAGSGGGAEPVAVDYEEHLLQASGGVGGAAVATSVPAAVVAPGGGAAAAESAAPLAKKAPEKTAFDVTLKIFPAENKIKLIKELRSVCGLSIQEAKTAIDKCPGVIARQVQKGDAEKLKDAMVKLGAEVELM; encoded by the coding sequence ATGCGGCAGAGAGTCCTTGCATGTGACGTGGCACGGCTGCGTgtggccaccgctgccctcTTTACGTCACACCGAGCCATCATCAACGGCGTGGCGAGTAGCCGCATTCCGCGTGGCATGACGCCGCTGGGCGTGCCGTGCAGCGAAGAGGTGCTGGAGGCACTGGCAGAGGCCTATGTGAACATGGATATGGCCACCATGACCACCTTTCACAAGAAGGCGATGGCAGAGATGTTGCGCGCCGGTAGTGGCGGTGGGGCCGAACCCGTTGCGGTGGACTACGAGGAGCACTTACTGCAAGCTTCGGGCGgcgttggtggtgctgctgtcgccacATCTGTCccggctgctgtggtggctcctggcggtggcgctgcagctgcggagaGTGCGGCTCCATTGGCCAAGAAGGCCCCTGAGAAGACGGCTTTCGACGTCACCCTCAAGATATTCCCGGCTGAGAACAAGATCAAGCTGATCAAGGAGCTGCGGTCTGTCTGTGGGCTCTCCATCCAGGAAGCGAAGACGGCGATCGATAAGTGCCCAGGTGTGATCGCCCGCCAGGTGCAGAAGGGCGACGCGGAGAAGCTCAAGGACGCTATGGTGAAGCTgggggcggaggtggagctgATGTGA
- a CDS encoding putative protein kinase, with protein sequence MEAALAAAVQRPPQAQKRPREETDATLQEGSSGSAPATFSNEASVTTPVAGTELVVDVDQPETNAPASAVDAPRSRSRGLAAVGPGSTSPVAASRSGTDGASNCQPAAAVTTLSSSSASADARRFKQPTLAAYGMVSDTMALKKEISDRDSHIEELNREVEGLRAEVGRRNDQIHFMDDQCRQYQKKLEHFQSVMRQEMLSAAQKDRSEARRVLYQKHFELGQTATWHSNGQTVWMEGDRVRTLFLKLADLTQKREEVEALKKTAQSNVKHLARQEREREDSGAGPDLQDALMAAQMEYQLRASEHAALTNTIADIKLKQTEIEHEKKAFVKEMRRVNDEDTSEFLAIPTIGEGDRYVLMHLLGKGGFSEVWKAFDLVEGRYVACKIHHIQREWPAQTRTHYLRHAQRELDIMRALDHPHLTHLYDVFPRGDSMFISVMEYSNGMDLDTYLKRYRTFKEADARLIFLQVVDVLRYLASLDSPIIHYDLKPANILLHRDDPTILDIKITDFGLSKIIGTTREGPSDNPSIELTSQGTGTYWYLPPECFETSSTPRISNKVDIWSAGVIFYQMLFGKRPFAEGESQRRIWQEKLIIQSARTLHFPDTPKVSEEAKDIIRGCLAFNERERCDVFQLSQDPYLFRTSRRSAHKAKSAAPSGVGSSTSLLTPPVTDPTPAS encoded by the coding sequence ATGGAggccgccctcgctgccgccgtgcagcgACCGCCACAGGCCCAAAAGCGGCCCCGCGAGGAAACCGACGCCACGCTACAGGAGggtagcagcggcagcgcgcccGCTACCTTCTCCAATGAGGCTTCCGTCACCACGCCTGTTGCCGGCACGGagctcgtcgtcgacgtcgaTCAGCCAGAGACAAAcgcgccggcgtcggccGTTGATGCCCCGCGCTCACGATCGCGTGGACTAGCCGCCGTCGGGCCAGGCTCCACGTCACCCGTCGCGGCCTCCCGCAGCGGGACTGACGGTGCCAGTAACTGCcagccagctgcagcggtcACAACACTGTCGTCGTCTTCAGCCTCTGCGGACGCGCGCCGCTTCAAGCAGCCCACCCTCGCCGCCTACGGCATGGTCAGCGACACGATGGCGCTCAAGAAGGAGATCAGCGACCGTGACAGTCACATCGAGGAGCTCAACcgcgaggtggaggggcTGCGTGCCGAGGTGGGGCGGCGCAATGACCAGATACACTTCATGGACGATCAATGTCGGCAGTACCAGAAGAAGCTGGAGCACTTCCAGTCTGTCATGCGGCAGGAAATGCTCAGCGCTGCCCAGAAGGATCGCTCAGAGGCGCGGCGTGTCCTCTATCAGAAACATTTCGAGCTCGGCCAGACTGCAACGTGGCACAGCAACGGTCAGACAGTGTGGATGGAGGGCGATCGAGTGCGCACGCTGTTCCTGAAGCTGGCCGACCTCACTCAAAAACGTGAGGAGGTCGAGGCGCTcaagaagacggcgcagagcaaCGTGAAACACCTGGCCCGCCAGGAGCGCGAGCGGGAAGACTCCGGCGCCGGCCCGGACTTGCAGGACGCGCTGATGGCTGCCCAGATGGAGTATCAGCTGCGCGCCTCCGAGCACGCCGCTCTGACCAACACTATCGCCGACATCAAGCTGAAGCAGACAGAGATCGAGCACGAGAAGAAGGCTTTCGTGAAGGAGATGCGCCGCGTGAATGACGAGGACACGTCCGAGTTCTTGGCTATCCCCACCATCGGCGAGGGAGACCGCTACGTTCTCATGCACCTACTAGGCAAGGGCGGCTTCTCTGAAGTGTGGAAGGCGTTCGACCTCGTCGAAGGCCGCTACGTGGCGTGTAAGATTCACCACATTCAGCGCGAGTGGCCTGCCCAGACGCGCACTCACTACCTGCGCCACGCACAGCGGGAGCTCGACATTATGCGCGCGCTCGATCACCCACATCTGACACACCTCTACGACGTCTTCCCTCGCGGCGACAGCATGTTCATCTCCGTGATGGAGTACAGCAACGGGATGGACCTCGACACCTACCTCAAGCGCTACCGCACCTTCAAGGAGGCCGACGCGCGGCTCATCTTTCTGCAGGTCGTGGACGTGCTGCGCTACCTCGCCTCCCTCGACAGCCCTATCATCCACTACGACCTAAAGCCGGCCAACATCCTTCTGCACCGCGACGACCCAACCATCCTCGATATTAAGATTACCGACTTTGGCCTCTCCAAGATCATCGGCACCACCCGCGAAGGCCCCAGCGACAACCCGTCCATCGAGCTCACCTCACAGGGCACCGGCACGTACTGGTACCTGCCACCCGAGTGCTTCGAAACCTCCTCGACACCGCGCATCAGCAACAAAGTCGACATCTGGTCCGCCGGCGTCATCTTCTATCAGATGCTCTTTGGCAAGCGGCCATTCGCCGAGGGCGAGTCGCAGCGCCGCATATGGCAGGAAAAGCTCATCATTCAAtccgcgcgcacgctgcacTTCCCCGACACACCCAaggtgagcgaggaggccaAGGACATCATCCGTGGCTGCCTCGCCTTCAACGAACGCGAGCGATGCGACGTGTTTCAGCTGAGCCAGGACCCTTACCTGTTTCGCACTAGTCGCCGCTCTGCACACAAGGCGAAAAGCGCTGCTCCCTCTGGCGTCGGAAGCTCGACCTCACTGCTGACGCCACCTGTTACCGACCCAACACCTGCATCATAG
- a CDS encoding putative aldehyde reductase, with translation MATRRVVRLPDGAAAPALGQGVWMMGEHPENRTRELAALRGGIEAGMTLIDTAEMYGNGRSERLVAEAIKETPRERLFIVSKVLPTNASRANIFRSCDASLQNLGTDYLDLYLLHWRGRVPLPETVTCMEELVKSGKIRRWGVSNFDVDDMKELWHVPGGDKCAANQVLYHLGSRGIEYELLPWLREHNVPVMAYCPIAQAGELKSELYKSTVVQNVAARHNATVTQVLLAFVLRSGHVIAIPRSGNPAHTKENAAADSIELTEVDMAQLDAAFPAPKHKAHLDIV, from the coding sequence ATGGCAACTCGCCGCGTGGTGCGCCTGCCCGATGGCGCGGCGGCTCCAGCGCTAGGACAGGGCGTGTGGATGATGGGTGAGCACCCCGAAAACCGCACACGCGAGCTGGCGGCCCTGCGTGGTGGTATAGAAGCGGGCATGACGCTCATCGATACCGCAGAGATGTACGGCAACGGCCGCTCCGAGCGACTGGTGGCAGAAGCCATCAAGGAGACGCCACGTGAGCGGCTCTTCATTGTCTCGAAGGTGCTGCCAACAAACGCATCGCGAGCGAACATCTTTCGCAGCTGTGATGCCTCCCTCCAGAACCTCGGCACTGACTACTTGGATCTGTACCTTCTGCACTGGCGCGgccgtgtgccgctgcccgaGACGGTGACGTGCATGGAGGAACTCGTCAAGAGCGGCAAGATTCGCCGCTGGGGCGTGTCGAACTTCGACGTGGACGACATGAAGGAACTGTGGCACGTCCCCGGTGGCGACAAGTGCGCGGCCAATCAAGTGCTTTACCACCTTGGCTCCCGCGGCATCGAGTACGAACTCCTTCCCTGGCTCAGGGAGCATAACGTGCCAGTGATGGCCTACTGCCCCATCGCCCAGGCTGGCGAGCTCAAGTCGGAACTGTACAAGAGCACCGTCGTGCAGAACGTTGCGGCTCGCCACAACGCCACCGTCACACAGGTTCTACTTGCCTttgtgctgcgcagcggccacgTCATCGCAATCCCACGCTCCGGCAACCCGGCACACACGAAAGAAaacgcggcggcagacagCATTGAGCTGACAGAGGTGGACATGGCACAGCTTGACGCGGCGTTTCCTGCCCCCAAGCACAAGGCTCACCTCGATATTGTATGA